The Cherax quadricarinatus isolate ZL_2023a chromosome 35, ASM3850222v1, whole genome shotgun sequence genomic sequence TCATCAAGTTGACATATAAGAGTTAACTCATCACTTCCAGGGGGCATCTGGCAGTCTAAATTTACTCTGAATCGAGCATTAAGCCGAGCTACCTCTCCTTGGACAATATCACTGATGTTTGGTGTCTCCGgtggaggttgaagagggttgtcCCGTTTAGAGTGCTTTGCTGGATAGGTGACATAAGTTGGACCCAGCAGCACTGACAATGCAGGGGAAATTGTTCGATGTAATGTATGAGCAGCGCATGGAGACTTTAGAACAGTGTTCAGAGCTTCTTCAAGGTTAGCAATGCAGGTCTCCATATTTGGTGGTACAGGTGCTTCAATTTCAGCATCACGATGAATATCCAACTTCTCCAGAACTCTTTCACACTTCAACAGTGTATCCATTGGCATTCGCCGCGTAGGATTTTGCAGCATATCATGAAGCTGTTTCATTTTCTTAGATTTTTCTGCATCTTCATTTCCAATTCTTTGAATCATGCGACGTAAAGGAACAACATATTTACTGAGTTGACGCACTTTTTCCCTGTAAGCAGCATCTTCTACCTGACTACTGGATGCTGACTGAGCAGCAGGGGAAGGCTGCTGAGTTTGTCCAGGAGTGTTGATCATTCCACCAGGAGAAGGAGCTCCGAGGTGGCTAGCATTTCTACTCATACCTCCACTATTACTCCCACCAACAGGTGAGGGCACCATGctagatgatggtgagggagataCAAATGCAGGTGATGGCTGACTGTTTGGAGCAGATAATGGGGGAGCTGGTGAAGCACTTGTCGGTGTGGGTGTTCCTTGACGTGGAAACCCAGGAGAGGGAACACGTGGCTGCATAGTACCTGTGCCACGGCCTACATTACTAACTAACTGGCCAGCGACTGGTCCAATTTGTGTTGTACCTCCACTCTGACCTGTAATAGTCATTTGCAGTTGGTTAATTTTCCCTGGCTGAGAAATTGGACCCATTGTCATCACTGTTTGTTTTTTATTTACACCTGGCATTTGCATCTCATTTATTCGTTGCCGATTATTAGCTGACCAACTACCCATATCTGCTCCCTGATTTGTTATGTTAGGTGGCATCGGTTGCCCAATTCTTGGTGCACCTTGCATATTTACCTGCTGAGCAGCCATTAAGGTGGGAGTGGTTGGACCAGTTACAACTGGCCCACCTGGTCCACCCATCTGACCGCCTGGACCAGTCATCTGACCGCCAGGCCCTGGGTGACGTGTCAAGACTTCTGCAAGGTGAGGGTTATTATTCTGAGGGTTGCTATTCTGAGCCAACTCTCGCATGTGCATTACAATACGTCCTATGCACTGGAGATATTCATCTTTCTTGGTGGCCCTTTGGAACACCTGTAAAATTATATGCTCTTATTATCTTTATTCCAAATTAAAATAAATACACAGTAAAATTTAAAAGTTTCCTCTGCAAACAATTAATGGAATACAGAATATTGAtactccatgattataataataatactccatgattataataataatatacatactaTGTATCAAATTTATACAATATTGTACTTAAATTCATATACCTTTACACTGTATTACTATAAAAAATGTAAAtgaaacatatatacactgcaaaagAAAAACCtgtaatattttttatatttctgtCTAAAATATATCATACCCTTCAGAGTACAAGATAAAAACAGGTAGATAATAGCTGAAGGGTTAAAGAATTTAATAATGGTGAAAACACAACAGAATAGTAGAATATGACAACTATTAACAAGCTAGCCATCTTCAAATCAATTGAAAATAAAAGTAGGAAGGTGCAAAATTCTGAGTCATGTAGGTATACTTATAGATCCATGAAAAAGATCACCTTACGGCTAACAGATCATGAGAAAGAAAATGCAGCTACAATACTCTAGGACATAACAGATGAATAAAAAGTGCAAGATTTAAAAAAATGGGGATAAAAAATTAACAATCCTCTgatatttaaaattataatacCTGAAGTTCTAACTCATGAGCATTCCTGTGATTACCAGGTGGAGTCTGTCGAATGAGTTCTTCCAACTGGGCAACAACTCTCTGGCGGAAGTTCCAGGATTTCCAGTCATCTCCCATTGTTCTTGTTTACTGTAACAAAATAACACATAAGAACAATGGCACTAATGCAATATTCTTCATATGCATGTAATTCTTCATATgcatgtactgtacatgtactacataAGCACTGAATGGACACACACATTTATGAATTGAAATAAATTCCTCAATAAAAAATAAATCGGTACAAATTTAGAATAGATGGTCACAACgtcgtggttggaacaattcatcaGAACTCTACACTTAGGAGAGGCACCATAATCCTGGTTTTGCTTCTGTAGATGCCTGTTTTTCTCAATACAGTATTGGTGAAGGCTCTAGTCTTCAGGTCTAGCTCTACCtgtgttatcctctccacccctggctaGTTTCTACTCCAGCCATACCCCCTGCCCTGCAGTCCTGtttgaccctagtgggtttagcgcttcttttttattataataataataatctagtctTCAGAACTCTCACGATTAAAAAATCTCCACCGCTGTTTTTAATTATGTTCTACGTATTCTATACacttgcaacacctgctctgctacatTGCTTTCTTGTCTACCCTATGATACgctttttctaaatctataaatgcaacaaACATTCCCTTACCTCTACCTAAGTAATGGTCACTTCTGCGTTTCATTGTAAACATTTGGTATATGGGTATATGTAGATAATTGTAAATGTATGTCTATATATATGCATGTCTATATCTGTATGTATAtgtgatttgttaaaaaaaaaaaaattatatatcccCAATCCTTTTTAAATCCTTGTTCCTCTGCAATCCTACTTCCTTTCTTACTCCAAACTTTTTTTAATAGTAATTCTACAGCACAAGTTGTGTAAATCATCAAGAATCTCACTTGAAGTGATGCCAAACTAATAA encodes the following:
- the LOC128695173 gene encoding mediator of RNA polymerase II transcription subunit 15; the protein is MGDDWKSWNFRQRVVAQLEELIRQTPPGNHRNAHELELQVFQRATKKDEYLQCIGRIVMHMRELAQNSNPQNNNPHLAEVLTRHPGPGGQMTGPGGQMGGPGGPVVTGPTTPTLMAAQQVNMQGAPRIGQPMPPNITNQGADMGSWSANNRQRINEMQMPGVNKKQTVMTMGPISQPGKINQLQMTITGQSGGTTQIGPVAGQLVSNVGRGTGTMQPRVPSPGFPRQGTPTPTSASPAPPLSAPNSQPSPAFVSPSPSSSMVPSPVGGSNSGGMSRNASHLGAPSPGGMINTPGQTQQPSPAAQSASSSQVEDAAYREKVRQLSKYVVPLRRMIQRIGNEDAEKSKKMKQLHDMLQNPTRRMPMDTLLKCERVLEKLDIHRDAEIEAPVPPNMETCIANLEEALNTVLKSPCAAHTLHRTISPALSVLLGPTYVTYPAKHSKRDNPLQPPPETPNISDIVQGEVARLNARFRVNLDCQMPPGSDELTLICQLDDPNLPCVPPLTLTVPAKYPEKPPRCDLLAVDYQTTDFLKSIRESMLVRLQNMPPHCSLTMLLHSWEMSVRQACAPKSSMTSAIAKALSVTGAF